The following proteins come from a genomic window of Sphingomonas oryzagri:
- the rpmI gene encoding 50S ribosomal protein L35, with translation MPKLKTKSGVKKRFKLTATGKVKHGVAGKRHRLISHNAKYIRTNRGTTVLAEADTARVKLWAPYGLN, from the coding sequence ATGCCCAAGCTGAAGACCAAGAGCGGCGTGAAGAAGCGCTTCAAGCTCACCGCCACCGGCAAGGTGAAGCATGGCGTGGCCGGCAAGCGCCACCGCCTGATTTCGCACAATGCCAAGTATATCCGCACCAACCGTGGCACCACCGTGCTCGCCGAGGCCGATACGGCCCGCGTGAAGCTCTGGGCCCCCTACGGCCTGAACTGA
- the gltX gene encoding glutamate--tRNA ligase, with translation MTVITRFAPSPTGKLHVGNIRTALVCWMAARVEGGKFLLRLDDTDRARSTEENVVAIRRDLEWLGLVPAGEVRQSDRFALYEAAFETLHAAGRVYPCYESEEELSIKRKVALGRGLPPIYDRAALTLSAEERQRLEADGVRPHWRFRLDATPIEWTDLIRGPQHFEGAALSDPVVRRADGSWLYLLPSVIDDIDMKISHVVRGEDHVSNTAVQIQMFEALGAAIPNFAHMALLVGADGKLSKREGSIGVEAIRAEGIEPQALLGLLARIGTSEPVVPVATADELLPGFAFSHMGRAPARFDSEELAQLNARTLHLLPYEAVKDRLPANVDETFWLAIRPNLTTIADTDAALAVIEGPIAAPTLSPEDRAFCADAAAAADALDWAETPWAALTTALKASTGRKGKALFLPLRLALTGQDHGPEMAALLPLIGRERAIARLRLAAGAA, from the coding sequence ATGACGGTCATCACGCGCTTCGCGCCTTCCCCTACCGGCAAGCTGCATGTCGGCAACATCCGCACCGCTCTGGTGTGCTGGATGGCAGCGCGCGTCGAGGGCGGGAAGTTCCTGCTGCGGCTCGACGACACCGATCGGGCGCGCTCCACCGAGGAGAATGTCGTCGCGATCCGGCGCGATCTCGAATGGCTCGGGCTGGTGCCAGCTGGCGAGGTCCGCCAGTCGGATCGCTTCGCGCTCTACGAGGCGGCGTTCGAGACATTGCACGCGGCGGGGCGGGTCTACCCCTGCTACGAGAGCGAGGAGGAGCTGTCGATCAAGCGCAAGGTGGCGCTGGGACGCGGCCTGCCGCCGATCTACGACCGCGCCGCGCTGACGCTGAGCGCCGAGGAACGGCAGAGACTGGAGGCCGACGGCGTTCGCCCGCACTGGCGTTTCAGGCTGGATGCGACACCGATCGAGTGGACCGACCTTATCCGGGGTCCGCAGCATTTCGAGGGCGCGGCCCTCTCCGATCCCGTCGTGCGGCGCGCGGACGGGAGCTGGCTCTATCTGCTGCCGAGCGTGATCGACGATATCGACATGAAGATCAGCCACGTGGTGCGGGGCGAGGATCATGTCTCCAACACCGCCGTGCAGATCCAGATGTTCGAGGCTTTGGGCGCCGCGATCCCCAACTTCGCGCATATGGCCTTGCTGGTGGGGGCCGACGGCAAGCTCTCCAAGCGCGAGGGGTCGATCGGGGTCGAGGCGATCCGGGCGGAGGGGATCGAGCCGCAGGCGCTGCTCGGCCTGCTCGCGCGGATCGGGACGAGCGAGCCGGTGGTCCCGGTTGCCACGGCAGACGAGCTGCTGCCCGGTTTCGCCTTCTCGCACATGGGCCGCGCGCCGGCGCGTTTCGATTCGGAGGAGCTGGCGCAGCTCAACGCCAGAACGCTCCACCTGCTGCCATACGAGGCCGTAAAGGACCGGCTGCCGGCGAACGTCGATGAAACCTTCTGGCTGGCGATCCGCCCCAACCTGACGACGATCGCGGACACGGACGCCGCGCTGGCGGTGATCGAGGGGCCGATCGCGGCACCGACCCTTTCGCCCGAGGATCGCGCCTTCTGCGCGGACGCCGCCGCAGCGGCGGACGCTCTTGATTGGGCCGAGACGCCGTGGGCCGCGCTGACCACCGCCCTCAAGGCGTCCACCGGCCGCAAGGGCAAGGCGCTGTTCCTGCCGCTCCGCCTCGCGCTGACCGGGCAGGATCATGGGCCGGAAATGGCCGCCCTCCTCCCCCTCATCGGCCGGGAACGCGCCATCGCACGGCTGCGGCTGGCGGCGGGCGCCGCATAG
- a CDS encoding Hsp70 family protein yields MRGAALLVGIDLGTTNSAIAMFRDGAPVLVPNALGDLLTPSAVSLGDDGAVLVGMAARERQASHPDRTATAFKRLMGTSRKAVLGKRAFSPEDLSALVLSSLKADAEAWSGETVTGAIITVPAYFNDKQRKATRRAGELAGLRVERLVNEPTAAALAYGIFDRADREPFLVFDLGGGTFDVSIVEIFDGIVEVRASAGDNRLGGEDFNEALVALVRDQLGDALPRKLRADEQARLDEQLRAAAERCRRALSGADEAIFGFSWDGERHELTVATAEFEQRVEPLVQRLRDPVLRAMRDSGLDSERLSEIVMVGGATRMPVVRRAVTRMFGRFPATGVHPDHAVALGAAVLAGLRSRDVALKEVRLTDVCPFTLGIEMAERLPDGSVQTGLFSPIIERNTVIPASRAKMFHTMQDNQRRVQVKIYQGEAREVAGNIGLGEIDVPVPPRPAGHVSLECRFSYDVSGLLEVDVTLPDTGETRQLVIHDQDEEGRGVASLAERRAALAALKHHPREDAANAAVLARAERCYADLLGDRREWIGKVILQFQAVLERQDPHAIDTARAELAGILDSIEGERFL; encoded by the coding sequence TTGCGTGGGGCGGCTTTGCTAGTCGGAATCGATCTTGGAACGACCAACAGCGCGATCGCGATGTTTCGTGATGGCGCGCCAGTGCTCGTTCCCAATGCGCTGGGCGATCTGTTGACGCCGTCGGCGGTGAGCCTGGGTGACGATGGCGCGGTGCTCGTCGGCATGGCGGCGCGCGAGCGGCAGGCCTCGCATCCGGATCGCACCGCCACCGCCTTCAAGCGGCTGATGGGCACGTCCCGCAAGGCGGTGCTGGGCAAGCGTGCCTTTTCGCCCGAGGATCTGTCCGCGCTCGTCCTCTCCAGCCTCAAGGCCGATGCCGAGGCGTGGTCCGGTGAGACGGTGACCGGCGCGATCATCACCGTGCCGGCCTATTTCAACGACAAGCAGCGCAAGGCTACGCGCCGGGCGGGCGAACTCGCCGGCCTCAGGGTCGAGCGGCTGGTCAACGAGCCGACCGCGGCGGCGCTGGCCTACGGCATCTTCGATCGCGCCGATCGCGAGCCTTTCCTGGTCTTCGATCTGGGTGGCGGAACGTTCGACGTCTCGATCGTCGAGATCTTCGACGGCATCGTCGAGGTGCGCGCGTCGGCCGGTGATAACCGGCTGGGCGGTGAGGACTTCAACGAGGCACTGGTCGCGCTGGTGCGCGACCAGCTGGGCGATGCGTTGCCGCGCAAGCTGCGCGCCGACGAACAGGCCCGGCTGGACGAGCAGCTGCGTGCCGCTGCCGAGCGTTGCCGCCGTGCGCTCAGTGGGGCGGACGAGGCCATCTTCGGCTTCAGCTGGGATGGAGAGCGTCACGAGCTGACCGTCGCCACTGCCGAATTCGAGCAGCGGGTCGAGCCGCTGGTCCAGCGGCTACGCGATCCGGTGCTGCGTGCGATGCGCGATTCGGGGCTCGACAGTGAACGGTTGAGCGAGATCGTGATGGTCGGCGGCGCCACCCGGATGCCGGTGGTGCGCCGCGCCGTCACGCGCATGTTCGGTCGCTTTCCCGCGACCGGCGTCCATCCCGACCATGCCGTGGCCCTGGGGGCGGCGGTACTCGCCGGGCTGCGATCCAGGGATGTCGCGCTGAAGGAAGTGCGGCTGACCGACGTCTGCCCGTTCACGCTTGGCATCGAGATGGCGGAGCGTTTGCCGGACGGATCGGTGCAGACCGGCCTCTTCTCCCCGATCATAGAGCGCAACACGGTGATCCCGGCGAGCCGCGCCAAGATGTTTCACACCATGCAGGACAACCAGCGTCGCGTGCAGGTGAAAATCTATCAGGGCGAGGCCCGCGAGGTGGCGGGCAATATCGGTCTCGGCGAAATCGACGTGCCGGTGCCGCCGCGCCCGGCCGGGCACGTCTCGCTCGAATGTCGCTTCAGCTATGACGTCAGCGGGTTGCTGGAAGTGGACGTGACGCTGCCCGATACCGGTGAGACGCGCCAGTTGGTGATCCACGATCAGGACGAGGAGGGGCGGGGTGTCGCGAGCCTCGCCGAGCGCCGCGCGGCGCTGGCCGCGCTCAAGCACCATCCGCGCGAGGATGCGGCCAATGCCGCCGTGCTGGCGCGGGCCGAGCGTTGCTATGCCGATCTGCTCGGCGATCGGCGCGAATGGATCGGAAAAGTCATCCTGCAGTTCCAGGCGGTGCTCGAACGGCAGGATCCGCACGCGATCGACACGGCACGGGCGGAACTGGCCGGGATCCTCGATTCGATCGAGGGCGAGCGCTTCCTGTGA
- a CDS encoding AsmA family protein, which yields MEQPAPADPVVPNPPPPPAGPRRMRWSAPIGIGLSIIAIFIGLIVLAWAILFITKGRFLKARFENIASSLSERQVKVAGDFQLYFDPINVKFVADGLSVSNPSWASKPNFLTAGHIDTRISTIRLIFGAKHARWLNLDGAAVDVEWDKSHTHNTWTFGDPDKKGEPFKMPTIERATVTGATVRYRDPQMQLYTDQSIDTVQSTGTRIDNAIRFHGSGTLRGHAVTNSGALLSPNETVAMGRTRFQLTVDGARTHAEATGTLPAATQIDGADMDFTVSGPNARELFDLINVAIPDTRTYRFSSHLRKDGGAWRFWNLRGHFGDSDLAGDMTILMPNGRLKLVAGLHSQKVDIIDIGPFIGYDPHALATKGATAAATTQGKADHPRILPDAPLRSEAIKLFDARVDYAVKTIRAPHLPVSNVHATLDLDHNLMKISPLTMDIVGAGKLAADIALNARVPAVVTDYDIRLSPTPLGALMKGFGLKDAGTTGTIKARIKMTGTGDSVRKSLATSNGRIAISLPAGTFWTSYAQLAEFDVGVFVQKLLQDKLKKPIHINCGLIAFTVKDGIAAADPILIDTDKNLMAARGGFSFRDESMNLQFRADAKKFSAFSGQSPVGIGGYFAAPRIRIISPQLLARGGAAVALGILTPPAAILAFIDPGDAKSAACGPVLAGDTAAQQHSTKGKPLKLLGTKNDNKAEAAKPKDKKFLGIF from the coding sequence ATGGAGCAACCCGCCCCGGCCGACCCGGTCGTCCCCAACCCGCCGCCTCCGCCGGCCGGACCGCGCCGGATGCGCTGGAGCGCGCCGATTGGCATCGGGCTGTCGATCATCGCCATCTTCATCGGCCTGATCGTGCTGGCCTGGGCGATCCTGTTCATCACCAAGGGCCGTTTCCTGAAAGCCCGGTTCGAGAATATCGCCTCCAGCCTGTCCGAACGGCAGGTGAAGGTCGCGGGCGACTTCCAGCTCTATTTCGATCCGATCAACGTGAAGTTCGTGGCGGACGGTCTGTCGGTCTCCAACCCGAGCTGGGCGTCGAAACCCAATTTCCTGACCGCCGGGCATATCGATACGCGAATCTCCACGATCCGCCTGATCTTTGGCGCCAAACATGCGCGCTGGCTGAACCTCGACGGCGCGGCGGTCGACGTCGAATGGGACAAGAGCCATACCCACAACACCTGGACGTTCGGCGATCCCGACAAGAAGGGCGAACCGTTCAAGATGCCGACCATCGAGCGCGCGACGGTGACAGGCGCCACGGTTCGGTATCGCGACCCGCAAATGCAGCTTTACACCGACCAGTCGATCGACACGGTGCAGTCCACCGGCACGCGGATCGACAACGCCATCCGCTTCCACGGATCGGGGACGCTGCGCGGCCATGCCGTCACCAATTCCGGGGCGCTGCTATCTCCGAACGAAACGGTCGCAATGGGTCGGACGCGGTTCCAGCTGACCGTCGATGGTGCGCGCACCCATGCCGAGGCGACAGGCACCCTTCCCGCCGCCACCCAGATCGACGGTGCCGACATGGACTTCACGGTCAGCGGCCCCAATGCGCGCGAGCTGTTCGATCTGATCAATGTCGCGATCCCCGATACCCGCACTTATCGGTTCAGTTCCCACCTGCGGAAGGATGGCGGGGCGTGGCGCTTCTGGAACCTGCGCGGTCACTTCGGCGATAGCGATCTTGCCGGCGACATGACCATCCTGATGCCGAACGGCCGGTTGAAGCTGGTCGCGGGCCTTCATTCGCAGAAGGTCGATATCATCGATATCGGGCCGTTTATCGGCTACGATCCCCACGCCCTCGCCACCAAGGGCGCGACGGCGGCGGCCACCACGCAGGGCAAGGCCGACCATCCGCGCATCCTGCCTGACGCGCCGCTCCGCAGCGAGGCGATCAAGCTGTTCGATGCGCGCGTCGATTATGCCGTCAAGACGATCCGCGCGCCGCATCTTCCGGTCTCGAACGTTCATGCGACTCTCGATCTCGATCATAACCTGATGAAGATCTCGCCGCTGACCATGGACATCGTGGGCGCTGGCAAGCTGGCCGCCGACATCGCGCTCAACGCGCGCGTGCCCGCCGTGGTGACCGATTACGACATCCGCCTGTCGCCCACCCCGCTCGGCGCGCTGATGAAGGGCTTCGGCCTCAAGGATGCCGGCACCACCGGCACGATCAAGGCGCGGATCAAGATGACCGGCACCGGAGATTCGGTGCGCAAGTCGCTCGCCACATCCAACGGGCGGATCGCGATCAGCCTGCCGGCCGGCACGTTCTGGACCAGCTATGCCCAGCTCGCCGAGTTCGACGTCGGCGTGTTCGTGCAGAAGCTGCTGCAGGACAAGCTGAAGAAGCCGATCCACATCAATTGCGGCCTGATCGCCTTCACCGTGAAGGACGGCATCGCCGCCGCCGATCCGATCCTGATCGACACCGACAAGAATCTGATGGCGGCGAGGGGCGGCTTCAGCTTCCGCGACGAATCGATGAACCTGCAGTTCCGCGCCGACGCCAAGAAGTTCTCGGCCTTCTCCGGCCAGAGTCCGGTCGGCATCGGCGGCTATTTCGCAGCGCCCAGGATCCGGATCATCTCGCCGCAGCTGCTGGCGCGCGGCGGAGCGGCGGTTGCGCTCGGCATACTGACCCCGCCGGCGGCGATCCTCGCCTTCATCGATCCGGGTGATGCCAAGAGCGCGGCCTGCGGCCCGGTGCTCGCCGGTGACACCGCCGCACAGCAACATTCGACCAAGGGCAAGCCGCTCAAGCTGCTGGGCACCAAGAACGATAACAAGGCGGAGGCCGCGAAGCCCAAGGACAAAAAGTTCCTCGGGATCTTCTAG
- a CDS encoding TfoX/Sxy family protein: MARDWLLEEMVREALGDRPGLTEKAMFGGLCWLLDGHMLCAASQKGMMVRLGKGEDGWALAHPEIVTVTMGERAMPGWVRISSDASRDDHGLRRKLVAGAIAFVGTLPPK, encoded by the coding sequence ATGGCCCGCGACTGGCTCCTCGAGGAAATGGTCCGCGAGGCGCTGGGCGACAGGCCGGGACTGACCGAGAAAGCGATGTTCGGCGGCCTGTGCTGGCTGCTCGACGGCCATATGCTCTGCGCCGCCAGCCAGAAGGGCATGATGGTCCGGCTCGGCAAGGGCGAGGATGGCTGGGCGCTCGCCCATCCCGAAATCGTCACCGTCACGATGGGCGAGCGGGCCATGCCCGGCTGGGTGCGCATATCGTCCGACGCCAGCCGCGACGATCACGGCCTGCGGCGGAAGCTGGTGGCGGGGGCGATCGCCTTCGTCGGCACGCTCCCGCCGAAATAA
- the ribD gene encoding bifunctional diaminohydroxyphosphoribosylaminopyrimidine deaminase/5-amino-6-(5-phosphoribosylamino)uracil reductase RibD, whose translation MSAARGPGTGDDARWTAAAVALSERGRGRTTPNPNVGCLIVKDGRVVGRGWTQPGGRPHAEAMALEQAGAAAEGATVYVTLEPCAHESPRGPACADLLIRARPARIVAALTDPDPRTAGKGFARLREAGIAVTEGVSADLARRAMAGFLTRQALGRPHVTLKLATSLDGRIALPSGESRWITGAEARAHGHLERARADAILVGRGTFEADAPRLDVRLAGLEDRSPARFVLSRRSCGGRSPSSDGSASGTSLEMDPCLRRGDDWGWLDSHQAISSLPANHLLIEGGAGAASAFLAADLVDRLLLYRAPILIGDGRACIGDIGLGSLADAHGCWALTDARSLGTDRLEIYERKR comes from the coding sequence GTGAGCGCCGCCAGGGGACCAGGAACAGGCGACGACGCCCGCTGGACGGCGGCGGCGGTCGCGCTGTCCGAACGCGGCCGGGGGCGGACGACCCCCAATCCCAATGTCGGTTGCCTGATCGTCAAGGACGGCCGCGTCGTCGGGCGGGGCTGGACCCAGCCCGGCGGCCGCCCCCATGCCGAGGCGATGGCATTGGAGCAGGCGGGTGCGGCGGCCGAGGGCGCCACCGTCTACGTCACGCTGGAACCCTGCGCGCACGAAAGCCCGCGCGGCCCCGCTTGCGCGGACCTGCTGATCCGCGCCCGGCCTGCGCGCATCGTCGCGGCGCTGACCGATCCCGATCCGCGCACCGCCGGCAAAGGCTTCGCCCGACTGCGCGAGGCGGGAATCGCGGTGACGGAAGGTGTCTCGGCCGACTTGGCGCGCCGTGCGATGGCCGGGTTCCTGACCCGGCAGGCGCTCGGTCGCCCGCATGTGACGCTCAAGCTCGCCACCTCGCTGGACGGCAGGATCGCGCTGCCGTCGGGCGAGAGCCGCTGGATCACGGGGGCGGAGGCTCGGGCACACGGACATCTGGAACGGGCGCGGGCGGATGCGATCCTGGTGGGACGCGGCACGTTCGAGGCGGATGCGCCGAGGCTCGATGTGCGGCTGGCTGGGCTTGAGGACCGCTCGCCGGCGCGCTTCGTCCTATCCCGTCGCTCCTGCGGAGGCAGGAGCCCATCTTCTGACGGCTCCGCAAGTGGGACATCTCTGGAGATGGACCCCTGCCTTCGCAGGGGTGACGACTGGGGGTGGCTGGACTCGCACCAAGCCATTTCTTCCCTACCTGCCAATCACCTCCTGATCGAAGGCGGCGCCGGTGCGGCATCCGCTTTCCTCGCCGCCGATCTGGTCGATCGCCTGCTGCTCTACCGCGCGCCGATCCTGATCGGGGACGGCCGCGCCTGCATCGGCGACATCGGTCTCGGCAGCCTTGCCGACGCGCATGGCTGCTGGGCACTCACCGACGCTCGCAGCCTCGGCACGGACCGACTCGAAATCTACGAACGCAAGCGCTAG
- the hisN gene encoding histidinol-phosphatase, whose protein sequence is MTDDDIRLAERLADAAGAAIRPFFRARFDLEQKADASPVTEADRAAEAAMRAIIEAERPQDGIFGEEYGVVRGDADRLWVLDPIDGTRAFVTGRPLFGTLIALLEGGKPVLGVIDQPILGERWIGAAGRKTRFNDGIAGVRHCAELAEARFGSTAPAAFGPEELEAYMRVTTDARDAIWGGDCYNYGLVALGQLDGVIEANLKLYDFAALVPVVEGAGGVMRDWQGRPLDRDSDGRVVALGDARLLEPVLERLSG, encoded by the coding sequence ATGACCGACGACGATATCCGCCTGGCCGAGCGCCTCGCCGACGCGGCCGGCGCCGCGATCCGCCCCTTCTTCCGTGCGCGCTTCGATCTGGAGCAGAAGGCGGATGCCTCGCCCGTTACCGAGGCCGATCGCGCCGCCGAGGCGGCGATGCGCGCGATCATCGAGGCCGAACGCCCCCAGGACGGAATCTTCGGCGAGGAATATGGCGTGGTGCGCGGCGATGCCGATCGCCTTTGGGTGCTCGATCCGATCGACGGCACGCGCGCCTTCGTCACCGGGCGGCCGCTATTCGGCACGCTGATCGCGCTGCTGGAAGGCGGCAAGCCGGTGCTCGGCGTGATCGACCAGCCGATCCTGGGCGAGCGCTGGATCGGCGCGGCGGGCCGCAAGACGCGCTTCAACGACGGTATCGCGGGCGTGCGGCACTGCGCCGAGCTGGCCGAGGCCCGATTCGGCAGTACCGCCCCGGCGGCGTTCGGCCCGGAGGAGCTGGAGGCCTATATGCGCGTCACCACAGACGCGCGCGACGCCATCTGGGGCGGCGATTGCTACAATTACGGGCTCGTCGCACTGGGCCAGCTCGACGGCGTGATCGAGGCCAACCTGAAGCTCTACGATTTCGCGGCGCTGGTGCCGGTGGTGGAAGGCGCGGGCGGGGTCATGCGCGACTGGCAGGGTCGTCCGCTCGACCGCGACAGCGACGGGCGCGTTGTGGCGCTTGGCGACGCGCGGCTGCTGGAGCCGGTGCTGGAGCGTCTTTCCGGCTAG
- a CDS encoding riboflavin synthase: MFTGIITDIGKVRSVEQRGDMRLVVESGYDMGGVDLGASIACSGVCLTVVDKAPAGEKGWFAVDVSGETISRTAPGLWHEGARLNLERALKVGDELGGHIVTGHVDGIGEIVGTCPEGDSIRVGISAPAALAPYLAAKGSITVDGVSLTVNEVADQPNGSVHFALNIIPHTQKLTTLDDLTPGRKFNLEIDILARYLGRMEQLRR; this comes from the coding sequence ATGTTCACCGGGATCATCACCGACATCGGCAAAGTTCGCAGCGTCGAACAGCGCGGCGACATGCGGCTGGTCGTCGAGAGCGGCTACGACATGGGCGGCGTCGATCTCGGCGCCTCGATCGCCTGCTCGGGCGTGTGCCTGACGGTGGTGGACAAGGCCCCCGCCGGCGAGAAGGGCTGGTTCGCGGTCGATGTCTCGGGCGAGACCATCTCGCGCACTGCACCCGGCCTCTGGCACGAAGGCGCCCGCCTCAATCTCGAACGCGCGCTCAAGGTGGGTGACGAGCTGGGCGGCCACATCGTCACCGGCCATGTCGACGGGATCGGCGAAATCGTCGGCACCTGCCCCGAAGGCGATTCGATACGCGTCGGCATTTCGGCGCCGGCCGCGCTCGCCCCCTATCTGGCGGCCAAGGGATCGATCACGGTCGACGGCGTCTCGCTGACCGTCAACGAGGTGGCCGACCAGCCCAACGGCAGCGTCCACTTCGCGCTCAACATCATCCCGCACACCCAGAAGCTGACCACGCTCGACGACCTGACGCCGGGCCGCAAGTTCAACCTCGAGATCGATATCCTTGCCCGTTACCTGGGCCGCATGGAGCAGCTCCGCCGATGA
- the rplT gene encoding 50S ribosomal protein L20 — MARVKRGTTTRAKHTRILDQAKGYRGRRKNTIRIARQAVEKAGQYAYRDRKVKKRSFRALWIQRINAAVRAEGLTYGVFMHGLKLAGVELDRKVLADIAMHEGEAFKAIIAQAKAALPEGARVAA; from the coding sequence ATGGCACGCGTGAAGCGGGGTACTACGACCCGCGCCAAGCACACCCGGATTCTCGATCAGGCGAAGGGCTATCGCGGCCGTCGCAAGAACACGATCCGCATCGCCCGCCAGGCCGTCGAGAAGGCCGGCCAGTACGCCTATCGCGACCGCAAGGTGAAGAAGCGCTCGTTCCGTGCGCTCTGGATCCAGCGTATCAACGCGGCGGTGCGCGCCGAGGGCCTGACCTACGGCGTGTTCATGCACGGCCTGAAGCTGGCCGGCGTCGAGCTGGACCGGAAGGTCCTCGCCGACATCGCCATGCACGAGGGCGAGGCCTTCAAGGCGATCATCGCGCAGGCGAAGGCCGCTCTCCCCGAGGGCGCGCGCGTCGCGGCGTAA
- a CDS encoding ribose-phosphate pyrophosphokinase has translation MKLLSGNSNLTLAKAIADYLDMPLTKASVRRFADEEIFVEIQENVRGEDVFVIQSTGFPANDNLMELLICIDALKRSSARRITAVIPYFGYARQDRKPGPRTPISAKLVANMVTAAGADRVLSVDLHAGQIQGFFDIPTDNLFAAPVMSADLLARFSGRNLMVVSPDVGGVVRARALSKRLGNAPLAIVDKRREKPGESEVMNIIGDPSGRFCILVDDIVDSAGTLCNAAAALREAGAEDVVAYVTHGVLSGGAVARVEGSALTELVVTDSIAAPPAVADAQRIRQLTIAPLLAEAIKRIADESSVSSLFD, from the coding sequence ATGAAACTTCTGTCGGGCAACTCGAACCTGACGCTCGCCAAGGCGATCGCCGATTATCTCGACATGCCGCTCACCAAGGCGAGCGTGCGCCGCTTCGCCGACGAAGAGATCTTCGTCGAGATTCAGGAGAATGTGCGCGGCGAGGATGTCTTCGTCATCCAGTCGACCGGCTTCCCCGCCAACGACAATCTGATGGAGCTGCTGATCTGCATCGATGCGCTGAAGCGTTCGTCGGCGCGGCGCATCACGGCGGTGATCCCCTATTTCGGCTATGCACGGCAGGACCGGAAGCCCGGCCCGCGCACGCCGATCTCGGCCAAGCTGGTCGCCAACATGGTGACGGCGGCGGGCGCCGACCGCGTGCTGTCGGTCGATCTCCACGCTGGCCAGATCCAGGGCTTCTTCGACATCCCGACCGACAATCTGTTCGCGGCACCCGTGATGTCGGCGGATCTGCTGGCGCGATTCTCCGGCCGCAACCTGATGGTCGTCTCGCCCGACGTCGGCGGCGTGGTGCGTGCCCGCGCGCTCTCCAAGCGGCTCGGCAACGCGCCGCTCGCGATCGTCGACAAGCGCCGCGAGAAGCCCGGCGAATCGGAAGTGATGAACATCATCGGCGATCCTTCGGGCCGCTTCTGCATCCTCGTCGACGACATCGTCGATTCGGCCGGCACGCTGTGCAACGCGGCCGCCGCGTTGCGTGAGGCGGGGGCCGAGGACGTCGTCGCCTATGTCACCCACGGCGTGCTGTCCGGCGGGGCTGTCGCGCGCGTCGAGGGCTCGGCGCTGACCGAACTGGTGGTGACCGATTCGATCGCCGCGCCGCCGGCGGTGGCCGATGCCCAGCGCATCCGCCAGCTGACCATCGCGCCGCTGCTCGCCGAGGCGATCAAGCGCATCGCCGACGAAAGCTCGGTCTCCTCGCTGTTCGATTAA
- a CDS encoding VOC family protein has protein sequence MRPAIIPSIRYEDAPAAILFLCDAFGFLPHAIYPDEEDEQIIHHAQLVLDGNMLMLGSALPGEAQERYGWVTPEEAGGVTSSLYVVVEDVDGHCERARANGATIIDEPHENDGYPGRGYAARDPEGHVWSFGSYDPFAPIEDA, from the coding sequence ATGCGTCCCGCGATCATCCCCAGCATCCGTTACGAGGATGCGCCCGCCGCGATCCTGTTCCTGTGCGACGCCTTCGGTTTCCTGCCGCACGCCATCTATCCCGACGAGGAGGACGAGCAGATCATCCACCATGCGCAGCTGGTGCTGGACGGCAACATGCTGATGCTGGGCAGCGCGCTGCCGGGTGAGGCGCAGGAGCGTTATGGCTGGGTGACGCCGGAAGAGGCCGGCGGGGTCACCTCCTCGCTCTATGTCGTGGTCGAAGATGTCGACGGCCATTGCGAACGCGCCCGCGCGAACGGCGCCACCATCATCGACGAGCCGCACGAGAATGACGGCTATCCGGGCCGCGGTTACGCGGCGCGCGATCCCGAAGGCCATGTCTGGAGCTTCGGCAGCTACGATCCGTTCGCGCCGATCGAGGACGCCTGA